The Sulfurimonas lithotrophica genome includes a region encoding these proteins:
- a CDS encoding anthranilate synthase component II, whose translation MILMIDNYDSFTYNIVQYCKELGADLKVIRNDEMSVSEIEALKPEKIIISPGPASPNEAGVTLEVIEYFKDKLPILGICLGHQSIAQVFGGDVVRAKNMMHGKTSTMKQTGKCEIFKDLPNEFIATRYHSLIVDKNTIPDSIIPTAYSTDDEEIMALKIKDKDIYGVQFHPESIMSQYGHEMIGNFLKL comes from the coding sequence ATGATTTTAATGATAGATAATTATGATAGTTTTACATATAATATTGTGCAATATTGCAAAGAATTAGGTGCTGATCTGAAGGTTATTAGAAATGATGAGATGAGTGTGAGTGAAATAGAAGCACTTAAACCTGAAAAAATCATCATATCTCCCGGTCCTGCTTCGCCTAATGAAGCAGGTGTAACGTTAGAGGTAATTGAATACTTTAAAGATAAGCTCCCAATTTTAGGAATTTGTTTAGGGCACCAAAGTATAGCTCAGGTTTTCGGAGGTGATGTAGTACGTGCCAAAAATATGATGCACGGTAAAACTTCTACTATGAAACAAACTGGTAAATGTGAAATTTTTAAAGATCTTCCTAATGAGTTTATAGCTACAAGGTATCACTCTCTTATAGTAGATAAAAATACAATACCTGATTCAATTATACCTACCGCATATTCTACTGACGATGAAGAGATTATGGCACTAAAGATAAAAGATAAAGATATATACGGTGTACAGTTTCATCCGGAGTCTATTATGAGTCAATACGGTCATGAAATGATAGGAAACTTTTTAAAACTATGA
- a CDS encoding ATP citrate lyase citrate-binding domain-containing protein, with product MAQKAIREYDGKALFSKQWGNYFSGFHYGFKSVLVTSGAELLAKAEEHGFEWLKQEPLVAKPDMLFGKRGKNDLVLFKDAKPGDVSLEVAAKWIDEKMSHTTTLLSGQHGTLTHFIVEPFTPHSQDQEYYISATCVGEDDVLYMSAEGGMEVEEGWDEKVNEVIIPIDMSDADMEHAIKANVPSDIPAKNKESFISFAIAFFKFYRDMNFAYLEINPIVMLENNDMAILDLVARLDDTAGFLMKDTWGDIEYPTAFGMEDQSPEEKAIAVADSKSGASLKLTILNPMGRVWTMVAGGGASVVYADTIADYAEANGGSVADLANYGEYSGGPTTGETKFYADTVIDLMTRHKDSKGQDKILIIGGAIANFTDVAKTFTGIIQSFEANVDKMKEHNTKIYVRRGGPNYEKGLKDIKEAADRLGLYIEVYGPETHVTDIVRMALEK from the coding sequence ATGGCTCAAAAAGCGATACGCGAATATGACGGTAAAGCACTTTTCTCAAAACAGTGGGGAAATTATTTTAGTGGATTTCATTATGGATTCAAATCTGTTCTAGTTACAAGTGGAGCAGAACTTTTAGCAAAGGCAGAAGAGCATGGTTTTGAATGGTTAAAACAAGAACCGCTAGTTGCAAAACCGGATATGCTATTTGGTAAACGCGGTAAAAATGATTTGGTACTTTTTAAAGATGCTAAGCCAGGTGATGTATCTTTAGAAGTAGCTGCAAAATGGATTGATGAGAAGATGTCTCATACTACAACTCTGTTAAGCGGTCAGCACGGTACATTAACACACTTTATTGTTGAGCCGTTTACTCCACACTCACAAGATCAAGAGTACTATATCTCTGCTACATGTGTCGGTGAAGACGATGTACTTTATATGTCAGCTGAAGGTGGTATGGAAGTTGAAGAAGGTTGGGATGAAAAGGTTAATGAAGTAATTATCCCTATAGATATGAGTGACGCAGATATGGAGCACGCTATTAAAGCAAACGTACCTTCTGATATCCCTGCAAAGAACAAAGAAAGTTTTATCTCATTCGCAATTGCATTTTTTAAATTCTATAGAGATATGAATTTCGCATACTTAGAAATTAACCCTATTGTTATGTTAGAGAACAATGATATGGCTATTCTTGACCTAGTTGCAAGACTTGACGATACAGCTGGATTCTTAATGAAAGATACATGGGGTGATATTGAGTACCCTACAGCATTCGGTATGGAAGATCAATCTCCTGAAGAAAAAGCCATTGCAGTAGCTGATAGTAAATCCGGTGCTTCATTAAAACTTACTATTCTTAATCCTATGGGGAGAGTTTGGACTATGGTTGCAGGTGGTGGTGCATCTGTTGTTTATGCAGACACTATTGCAGATTATGCAGAAGCAAACGGCGGTAGCGTAGCAGATTTAGCTAACTATGGTGAGTACTCAGGTGGTCCGACTACGGGAGAGACAAAGTTTTATGCTGATACCGTAATTGATTTAATGACTCGTCATAAAGATTCAAAAGGACAAGATAAAATTTTAATCATCGGTGGAGCTATTGCAAACTTTACAGATGTTGCAAAAACATTTACAGGTATAATCCAATCATTTGAAGCAAATGTAGATAAAATGAAAGAACATAACACTAAGATATATGTTCGTCGTGGTGGACCTAACTATGAAAAAGGTTTAAAAGATATTAAAGAAGCTGCTGACAGACTAGGTCTTTATATAGAAGTTTATGGACCGGAAACTCACGTAACTGACATTGTACGTATGGCACTAGAGAAGTAA